DNA sequence from the Tenacibaculum mesophilum genome:
ATTAATTTGATAGATGCTCGTTATCGAGATACAATTGATAGAAATTCATCATTTAAAAATGCCTATGATCATTTATATTGGCAAGCAGCAGGTAAAAATTATACAACGGGTCAAAAAACAACATTATTAAATTTGTTTGAGAAAAAGTATATGGGTGAATTTATAGATTTTATGGAAGATTATAATGACTGTAACCTTTCAAAAAAATTCAAACAATTACCTGAAGAAGTTCAAGCAAATGAAGAACTAATAAAAGCAATGCGTCACTACGATTATACAGTAAATGTAAAATGGGTAATGGCTCATTACAATGCAGCAGGAAAGTATTTAGGGGGAACTGATGGGGATTTGGAAGCCACAGGAGGAAGTAATTGGAGAAAGTATTTACATCCAAAGTACCAAAGAAGAATTTTCTTTCCATACTTATGGAGCGAAGAAGAATTAAAAAATTGGGGAACTTTTTAAATTCTAGTAACAAGAAGATAAAAGAAGCATAATGTTCTGTTAAACAGTTTTTTTAATTTTTGGAATGGTAATTGTCTATCAATTTTCATAAGTTTGAACATTATGAGAAAAAGAATATTGTTTTTTACATTTTTAATCGTTGCACAAAGTTTTTTTGCACAAAGTCAACCAAAAGCATACAAAAGCGGAGAGTGGCTCCGGTTTGATATGAGTTATAGTGGTTTTTTAAAAGCAGGAACAGCTGTTTTACAACTAAAAGAGAAGAACCTAAATAACCAAAAAGTACTACATGCTATAGGAACAGGTAAAACAACTGGTGTTATTAGTTGGTTCTTTAAAGTTGATGATAGATATGAAAGTTACTTTGGAATTGACAAAGTTGAGCCCTACTTATTCAAAAGAAAAATAGATGAGGGCGGACATAAAAAAAATCGACATATAACCTTCAATCACAAGAAAAAAACAGCGTACGTACAGGATTTCCGTAAACAAAAAGATACGTTAATTTCTATTAAGTCTCCTCAAGATATGATTTCTACGTTCTATTTTTTAAGAAGTCAGAATACAAAAAAATTAAGAAAAGGAGATGAAATTAAGCTTGATATGTTCTTTGATAATAAAAGTTATCCTTTTAAATTACGTTTTTTAGGCTATGAAACATTAAAAACAAAATTTGGTAAGGTTAAAACACAAAAATTTAGACCATTAGTACAAGCAGGTAGAGTTTTCAAAGCTAAAGAAAGTGTTACTATTTGGATTTCAGCAGATGATAATAAAATTCCAATAAAAATGAAAGCCTCTTTAGCCGTAGGTTCTTTACGTGCAGAATTAGATGCTT
Encoded proteins:
- a CDS encoding tryptophan 2,3-dioxygenase family protein yields the protein MSKEEILKAIEEKYDKLGVPVEAMLEGLLWSEPITYWDYIQTDALLGLQIPRTTLPDEMVFIMYHQVNELLFKMILWEIDQVAKAEEITPDKFSKHLMRISRYFDMLCSSFTVMGDGMDVDQYLKFRNTLTPASGFQSAQYRKIEFASTDLINLIDARYRDTIDRNSSFKNAYDHLYWQAAGKNYTTGQKTTLLNLFEKKYMGEFIDFMEDYNDCNLSKKFKQLPEEVQANEELIKAMRHYDYTVNVKWVMAHYNAAGKYLGGTDGDLEATGGSNWRKYLHPKYQRRIFFPYLWSEEELKNWGTF
- a CDS encoding DUF3108 domain-containing protein, with protein sequence MRKRILFFTFLIVAQSFFAQSQPKAYKSGEWLRFDMSYSGFLKAGTAVLQLKEKNLNNQKVLHAIGTGKTTGVISWFFKVDDRYESYFGIDKVEPYLFKRKIDEGGHKKNRHITFNHKKKTAYVQDFRKQKDTLISIKSPQDMISTFYFLRSQNTKKLRKGDEIKLDMFFDNKSYPFKLRFLGYETLKTKFGKVKTQKFRPLVQAGRVFKAKESVTIWISADDNKIPIKMKASLAVGSLRAELDAYKGLANPFEIIVD